GCCCAATGCGATGCAAAAGCTGCGTGCAAAGGGTTTTCTCTAAAACATTCATCCTATTGCTCCTTAAAAAAACAATGAAAAATCTCTTACCTTTAGAGGCGAAAAGCTTAAACGTGATTTTTGCAGGTCATGTTGATCATGGAAAATCAACCTTGATTGGGAGGATTCTGTGGGAAACAGATGCCATTTCAAAGGAAAAAAAAGAAACAGCCATCGCCTATTGTAAAAAGAACAATATCGCTTTTGAATATGCTTTTCTTTTGGATTCCCTGGTCGAAGAAAGGACTCAGAACATTACTATCGATGTAACCGAAGTCCATTTCTTTTATGGGCAAAGAAGATTTAGGATTATCGATGCTCCAGGCCATCTTGAGTTTTTAAAAAATATGATCAGCGGTGCAGCCAAAGCCGACTGCGCTGTACTTGTTATCGATGCGTCTTCGGGAATAGGAGACCAGACAAAACGGCATGCGATGCTCCTCTCTTTATTAGGCATAAACCAGATTGTTATTGCCCTGAACAAGTTTGATCTTGTACACTACAGCCAACACTCTTATGAGACCCTGAGCCAGGAGTGTAAATCCCTCTTTGAAAGACTGGGATTAAGTTATTTATCAATCGTTCCTCTTTCAGCAAAGGCTGGGGAAAACATCGTTGAACGATCCTCACGGTTAAGTTGGTATCGTGGAGGAAGTTTGCTCGAAGTTCTGCTTGGCCTCAAATCCTCTGCCTCAGCTGAATCCTCTCCTTTAAGACTACCCATTCAAGACATTTATCGGTTCGATGATCGAAGACTTCTAGCAGGGAGGGTTGAGGCGGGGAAAATCGAACAAGGAGATCTAATCTGTTTTTTCCCTTCTGGGAAAAAAAGCAGGGTCAAAGCCATCCATCATTGGCCAGCTGAAAGTTCTCCTCGGCTTGTAACAGCCGGAAAATCAACAGCGATTCAGCTTGAAGATGAAATCTTTGTTGAAAGAGGCGAGATCATAGCTCATGAAAATTCTGCCCCTCTCGTAGCGACCGATTTTTCCGCAAGGTTATTCTGGCTAGGCGATTGGCCTTTGGTCATCGGAGCTCCTTACATTTTTAG
The DNA window shown above is from Methylacidiphilum caldifontis and carries:
- the cysC gene encoding adenylyl-sulfate kinase yields the protein MKNLLPLEAKSLNVIFAGHVDHGKSTLIGRILWETDAISKEKKETAIAYCKKNNIAFEYAFLLDSLVEERTQNITIDVTEVHFFYGQRRFRIIDAPGHLEFLKNMISGAAKADCAVLVIDASSGIGDQTKRHAMLLSLLGINQIVIALNKFDLVHYSQHSYETLSQECKSLFERLGLSYLSIVPLSAKAGENIVERSSRLSWYRGGSLLEVLLGLKSSASAESSPLRLPIQDIYRFDDRRLLAGRVEAGKIEQGDLICFFPSGKKSRVKAIHHWPAESSPRLVTAGKSTAIQLEDEIFVERGEIIAHENSAPLVATDFSARLFWLGDWPLVIGAPYIFRLATGQCMARVLQINRVIDGSTLEDLKPIPIEVKKNETAEIILRTSAPIACDPFDQIQSTGRFVLADKDRISGGGIILKALPSKPLHETQSLSRISSIQRIKFLGHRSGVFWMTGLSGSGKTTLSNRLEQMLFHRGILAYVIDGDELRSGLSKDLGFDAQDRRENIRRAAELAKTLAKSGLVVIVALISPFDADRKNARAICEKQGVLFKEIYIDAPLEVCKARDPKFLYLKASKGEIPKMTGLDSPYEPPQQCDLHLLTAEESIESCLGKLLDFIIPLVRISPDKEKELLEDPAAEI